A portion of the Halorussus salilacus genome contains these proteins:
- a CDS encoding ATP-binding protein, which produces MREYLRVTPTSEGLDPEGIPRVLESLHKLTTAESTGLAQKLNPLHSNTPPKFEFLALSEGADDPVEFFYGADEHLDTLEKRLRSIYPETFDIERVDVDVASRLIQPVEFTPAEFIEHYEAGQLQYEFSPDEQHELGGEERDQDQTPTGEASSLADGGATVDSSHGHFVEIGDTALELGPPSAVPDEGPLTTLEKPTETAEGTILARPTVDAVSPVGVRWCGSATRKKDWMTSLTPFASGDEDDGLAAIDQPGATLASLVDHLMEAASPVAFQVVFQRRTSWQSDAEIRKEDLVDGRDTFFQEIVGSFLEVEDQRSNHDEKQLSESVAKRIEYIDAKNPKRSFTANIRAVGVPTGDESRDDLAAQMNALRPVFDPIDGPYYEVEGERLRTGGFREKTKEKNAQTALQQLLDWEIAAGRGKTRPDFVLSGAELANFVLVPSSEQLTVEGTRGTRAEQQSRNPLPWPNPDLVQQFQEGMAIGYALDENGSPQPDPIRIPPNLLTTHYGRFASTGGGKSKAIINDALSLRATTGGPVVIVDPKGDGMCANYLRCHYERFNGVDDVYQFRVPETVPAFSFFDIRPALKAGRNREDAIQDKVDHFHDIMRMVMGREQYGQAFVANEILSYLIKALFDEEYGSDAFGLDDLFAAALQMQRERTVPPVAAENQNVEESLTRHFEKDDRRFQVSMDAVGNRLDKLREDAHLRRIFSHVPEQGDDGEYVDNRFDFREFLDEDATILFDLGDLRPEAQRAITLLLLSNLWDAVQVRRRDGKTDYENLTNLIIEEAAPVASTKLVSEQLLPQGRSFGLSMGLVMQFPEQVRNRSERAYNEVLNNIKTKLIGNISIERDLAESLAHEDLSPTDLRNRINTLPSGEWIAQLPSPSFGETGPAPFSVKPLPIATGHPESDEPLSVEQEDHFETVALPRLSERTQTQYGLAEATSESEAGDNEGWGSRPTDERSTSAESASPVDTTQSSFIGQATSGSAADEENKGNERNEGNEGEDRNTTNPLFGDPESTESEELVGEEEETVVDENGSSPVQAGGVTVQDDELRRRGLTHDDIRFLTRILDVMNGDAPDHGLLDSMSAFKNDFDDLDVQRLVDQDLLEEGRACGRKYYTVLPAGRELLGQKLKVGPGQGDVGEKTPHKVGVKLLELWLDSHEDVAQVESYYEYDEETVFDVAGLDVDGELVWVGEAELASNNKHAPVDDYDKQSAVDANAVWAFNRRETAVEVLDCLSEADRIESSVSGRAARSFSDIREAVESFDAAGLTTIRSFNKLYQEFNS; this is translated from the coding sequence ATGCGTGAGTATCTCCGAGTCACGCCAACATCAGAAGGCCTGGATCCCGAGGGAATCCCTCGAGTCCTCGAAAGCCTGCACAAACTGACGACGGCGGAGTCAACGGGACTCGCTCAGAAGCTGAACCCACTCCACAGTAATACACCGCCCAAGTTCGAGTTTCTCGCACTATCTGAGGGAGCGGACGACCCTGTGGAGTTCTTCTACGGCGCCGACGAGCATCTCGACACATTGGAAAAACGCCTTCGTTCGATTTATCCCGAGACGTTCGACATCGAACGCGTCGACGTCGACGTCGCTTCACGGCTCATTCAACCAGTCGAATTCACACCAGCAGAGTTCATTGAACACTACGAAGCAGGGCAGCTACAGTACGAATTTAGTCCCGACGAGCAGCACGAGCTTGGCGGCGAGGAGCGTGACCAAGACCAGACACCAACGGGCGAAGCATCTTCCCTTGCAGATGGTGGTGCCACAGTCGACTCGTCCCATGGCCACTTCGTCGAGATTGGGGACACGGCGCTTGAGCTTGGACCACCAAGTGCAGTTCCGGACGAGGGGCCACTGACGACACTCGAAAAGCCAACCGAGACGGCCGAGGGAACGATACTCGCTCGGCCCACCGTCGACGCCGTCTCGCCAGTCGGCGTACGCTGGTGTGGTTCAGCCACCCGAAAGAAAGATTGGATGACGTCGTTGACGCCCTTCGCATCCGGGGACGAAGACGACGGATTGGCTGCTATCGACCAGCCCGGTGCGACTCTCGCGTCACTCGTCGACCACCTGATGGAGGCGGCGTCACCAGTAGCGTTTCAAGTTGTGTTCCAGCGACGGACAAGCTGGCAGTCCGACGCCGAGATCAGAAAAGAAGATCTCGTCGACGGACGGGACACCTTCTTCCAGGAGATCGTTGGTTCCTTCCTCGAGGTCGAAGATCAGCGGAGCAATCACGACGAGAAACAGCTCAGCGAGTCAGTCGCCAAGCGCATCGAGTATATCGACGCGAAGAACCCCAAGCGATCGTTCACTGCCAACATCAGAGCAGTCGGCGTTCCGACCGGTGACGAATCCCGCGACGACCTCGCGGCCCAGATGAACGCGCTTCGTCCTGTGTTCGATCCAATCGACGGCCCCTATTACGAAGTCGAAGGAGAACGACTCCGTACTGGCGGCTTTCGAGAAAAGACAAAGGAGAAGAACGCTCAGACAGCCCTCCAGCAGCTGCTTGACTGGGAGATTGCGGCGGGCCGGGGCAAGACCCGACCGGATTTCGTCCTCAGCGGTGCGGAACTCGCGAACTTTGTGCTCGTCCCATCCTCCGAGCAACTCACAGTAGAGGGAACACGCGGGACACGCGCTGAACAGCAAAGCCGGAACCCGCTTCCGTGGCCCAATCCAGACCTGGTTCAACAGTTCCAAGAGGGAATGGCGATCGGGTATGCACTCGACGAGAATGGATCTCCCCAACCGGACCCGATTCGGATTCCACCGAATCTCTTGACGACGCATTACGGCCGATTCGCCTCGACCGGTGGCGGAAAATCGAAGGCAATCATCAACGACGCACTGTCCCTCCGGGCGACGACCGGCGGACCCGTCGTGATCGTCGATCCGAAAGGCGACGGAATGTGCGCGAATTACCTTCGCTGCCACTACGAGCGCTTCAACGGGGTGGACGATGTCTACCAATTCCGCGTCCCAGAGACGGTCCCTGCGTTCTCCTTCTTCGACATCCGGCCTGCGCTCAAGGCCGGACGGAACCGTGAAGACGCGATTCAGGACAAGGTCGACCACTTCCACGACATTATGCGGATGGTCATGGGCCGCGAACAGTATGGACAGGCATTCGTCGCGAACGAGATTCTTAGCTACCTCATCAAAGCACTCTTCGACGAGGAATACGGTAGTGACGCCTTCGGCCTCGATGATCTCTTCGCGGCTGCACTCCAGATGCAACGCGAGCGGACAGTCCCTCCGGTCGCTGCTGAGAACCAAAATGTCGAGGAGTCGCTGACGCGCCACTTCGAGAAGGATGACCGTCGATTCCAGGTGTCGATGGACGCCGTCGGAAACCGCCTCGACAAACTCAGAGAAGACGCGCATCTTCGTCGTATCTTCAGTCACGTTCCAGAACAGGGTGACGATGGCGAATACGTCGACAACCGATTCGACTTCCGCGAGTTCCTCGACGAAGATGCCACGATCCTGTTCGACCTGGGTGATCTCCGTCCAGAGGCACAGCGAGCAATCACACTTCTCCTGTTGAGTAACCTCTGGGACGCAGTGCAGGTGCGTCGACGTGATGGGAAGACAGACTACGAGAATCTCACCAACCTCATCATTGAGGAGGCGGCTCCCGTCGCCTCAACGAAACTCGTTTCCGAGCAGCTGCTTCCCCAAGGCCGGTCCTTTGGCCTGAGCATGGGACTGGTGATGCAGTTTCCCGAGCAAGTTAGAAACCGAAGCGAGCGCGCCTACAACGAGGTCCTCAACAACATCAAGACGAAGCTCATCGGGAACATCTCCATCGAGCGCGACCTCGCCGAGTCACTGGCCCACGAAGACTTGAGTCCGACTGACCTGCGGAATCGGATCAACACGCTCCCCAGCGGGGAGTGGATTGCACAACTCCCGAGTCCGTCATTCGGGGAGACGGGGCCAGCCCCGTTCTCTGTGAAGCCGCTCCCGATAGCAACTGGTCATCCAGAGAGCGACGAGCCGCTTTCTGTCGAACAGGAGGACCACTTCGAGACCGTGGCCCTCCCCCGACTGTCCGAGCGGACACAGACCCAGTACGGGCTTGCTGAGGCCACTAGCGAATCAGAGGCCGGAGACAACGAGGGATGGGGAAGTAGACCGACGGATGAACGGTCGACATCCGCAGAATCGGCTAGTCCTGTGGACACGACGCAGTCGTCGTTCATCGGACAGGCAACCAGTGGTTCAGCAGCCGACGAAGAGAACAAAGGAAACGAACGAAACGAAGGGAACGAAGGGGAAGACAGGAACACCACCAACCCGCTCTTTGGAGATCCTGAGTCAACTGAGTCAGAAGAGCTAGTCGGTGAAGAAGAGGAGACAGTTGTCGACGAGAACGGATCGTCACCAGTACAGGCTGGTGGTGTAACCGTCCAGGATGACGAGCTTCGACGGCGCGGGCTTACTCACGACGACATCCGCTTCCTGACCCGCATCCTCGACGTGATGAATGGTGACGCACCGGATCATGGACTCTTGGATTCAATGAGTGCGTTCAAGAACGACTTTGACGACCTGGACGTGCAACGACTCGTCGATCAAGACCTGCTGGAGGAAGGACGAGCGTGCGGTCGGAAGTACTACACCGTACTCCCGGCAGGGCGAGAACTGCTCGGCCAGAAACTCAAGGTCGGCCCTGGTCAGGGAGATGTCGGGGAGAAGACGCCGCACAAGGTCGGTGTGAAGCTGCTCGAACTGTGGTTAGACTCCCACGAAGACGTCGCACAGGTCGAATCCTACTATGAGTACGATGAGGAGACGGTATTCGATGTTGCCGGTCTCGATGTTGACGGGGAACTCGTGTGGGTCGGTGAAGCTGAACTCGCGAGTAACAACAAACACGCGCCGGTCGACGACTACGACAAGCAGAGTGCAGTGGATGCGAACGCTGTCTGGGCGTTCAACAGACGGGAGACAGCCGTCGAGGTACTGGACTGTCTCTCTGAGGCTGATCGAATTGAGAGCAGTGTGAGCGGGCGTGCAGCCCGGTCGTTTTCGGACATTCGAGAGGCCGTTGAATCGTTCGACGCAGCTGGGCTGACGACGATTCGGAGCTTCAACAAACTATACCAGGAGTTCAATTCATGA
- a CDS encoding DNA primase: protein MSWRQATREEIYRYYDEEFPSYRDELPSFITAKGPKQYALAFREPHPVRKDGVPDKDFIRRDTWQTNTSGERTTATFQEFDDVLEFIRHPARNDPLGRSNFALADPDLLDKLDPCPDAVYYALDHWERPWVLLVDIDAKDIARNRAADTVSEDVDDRDDDALLNAAGILDAAPEGYPYAFEDIERAIEYGFEVRDIFEDDFNAQETMVVYSGQGVHVYLLDTDPAHRYDAKSREVLNDLLQDTYEIPIDPVVTADRRRVARLPYSLHADVCSIVLPIESQTFDVRSATPEVLQS, encoded by the coding sequence ATGAGTTGGCGACAAGCGACTCGCGAGGAGATCTACAGGTACTACGACGAGGAGTTTCCCTCATACCGTGACGAACTCCCGTCGTTCATCACAGCGAAGGGACCGAAACAGTACGCACTCGCGTTTCGGGAACCCCACCCAGTACGGAAAGACGGAGTTCCCGACAAGGACTTCATTCGGCGAGATACGTGGCAGACGAATACCTCTGGTGAGCGGACCACGGCAACGTTTCAGGAGTTCGACGACGTCCTCGAGTTCATCCGGCATCCAGCACGGAATGATCCACTCGGTCGGAGTAACTTCGCGCTCGCAGATCCCGACCTGCTTGACAAACTAGACCCGTGTCCTGATGCAGTCTACTACGCGCTGGATCACTGGGAGCGGCCCTGGGTCCTCCTCGTCGACATCGACGCGAAAGATATCGCCAGGAACCGAGCAGCGGATACGGTCTCGGAGGACGTCGACGATCGGGACGACGATGCGCTCCTCAACGCCGCAGGAATCCTCGACGCCGCTCCCGAGGGATATCCGTATGCCTTTGAGGATATCGAACGGGCCATCGAGTACGGCTTCGAGGTACGAGATATTTTCGAGGACGACTTCAACGCCCAGGAGACGATGGTAGTGTACAGCGGCCAGGGCGTTCACGTCTACCTCCTCGATACGGACCCCGCTCATCGGTACGACGCTAAGAGTCGAGAAGTGCTGAACGACCTTCTGCAAGACACCTACGAGATCCCCATCGACCCAGTGGTTACAGCCGACCGTCGTCGAGTCGCCCGACTACCCTACTCGTTGCACGCTGACGTCTGTAGCATCGTCCTGCCAATTGAGAGCCAGACCTTCGACGTTCGGTCTGCGACACCGGAGGTACTCCAGTCATGA
- a CDS encoding primase-associated protein, whose protein sequence is MSRSTPVEDESTAYRVATLPLEYGTTRINQLFTRGYNRYIADGEDQPDDLLNDLERFGTAAFKEDVRANAAEEPFVDDPGTLVVLATLSAICVKAHPKFEHAPPRKVQVLYDIRELYVNNLASLLREFGDGGLQQDIAEVLYAKGPGEDGPHPGRVCTGIKEMPEFGEGLYLEIPMAAASRNCLVHADPELGETGELLTRIKDNCLYVPVGDFDTKYREYARRAFKKLLRVQEENLSEDQLTWLSTNESAITERIDRFIETGHHERIWRDWNPGERTIRVLRDAIRDVPDEVVSLGEFHSAKELFEAVEAYDPEADWKRDVCNRISSPRSLGNLLASQRDHRNLTIRQHGNTNHYRIQESSRGVQPLDVESIEDLFELPCMANMAERLYEKKPVRKDLYSFARMVMWLPQYQDSDLETIVADLKDIFSRWPWYDEQVTDYQIRYEFSNTIGGDTPLPMNCDNDDMQRYCIGKEQCPYSIWGSLPFPDEMYDRLDEAGATGEEF, encoded by the coding sequence ATGAGTCGGTCGACGCCTGTCGAGGACGAGAGTACCGCCTATCGCGTTGCGACGCTCCCACTCGAATACGGCACGACCCGAATCAACCAGCTGTTCACGCGGGGCTACAATCGCTACATCGCCGACGGTGAAGACCAACCAGACGATCTGTTAAACGACCTCGAGCGATTCGGGACAGCGGCGTTCAAAGAAGACGTCAGGGCCAATGCCGCAGAGGAACCTTTCGTCGACGATCCCGGAACGCTCGTCGTCCTCGCGACGTTGAGTGCGATCTGCGTCAAAGCACACCCGAAGTTCGAACACGCCCCACCTCGAAAGGTGCAGGTCCTCTACGATATTCGCGAGCTCTATGTCAACAATCTCGCGTCCCTCCTTCGAGAATTCGGTGACGGGGGTCTTCAACAGGATATCGCAGAAGTGCTATACGCAAAAGGCCCCGGAGAGGATGGTCCGCACCCCGGTCGCGTTTGTACAGGGATCAAGGAGATGCCCGAGTTTGGTGAGGGGTTGTATCTCGAAATCCCGATGGCTGCGGCGTCGAGGAACTGTCTCGTTCACGCCGACCCCGAGCTAGGAGAGACCGGAGAACTGCTCACTCGCATCAAGGACAACTGCCTCTACGTACCGGTCGGTGATTTCGACACGAAGTATCGCGAGTACGCCAGACGTGCGTTCAAGAAGCTCCTGCGAGTCCAGGAGGAGAATCTCTCAGAAGACCAGCTGACGTGGCTGAGCACGAATGAGTCGGCCATCACAGAGCGCATCGACCGCTTCATCGAGACGGGACACCACGAACGAATCTGGCGAGATTGGAACCCCGGTGAGCGGACCATCCGTGTGCTCCGGGACGCGATTCGAGACGTTCCAGATGAGGTCGTCTCACTGGGGGAGTTCCACTCGGCGAAGGAGCTGTTTGAAGCAGTAGAGGCGTACGACCCAGAAGCGGACTGGAAGCGAGACGTGTGTAATCGTATCTCCAGTCCTCGGAGTCTTGGGAATCTCCTTGCATCTCAACGCGATCACCGGAATCTCACTATCCGACAGCACGGAAATACGAATCACTACCGGATTCAGGAGTCTTCGCGTGGCGTCCAGCCTCTTGATGTTGAGTCGATCGAAGATCTGTTCGAACTCCCCTGTATGGCGAATATGGCCGAACGCCTCTACGAAAAGAAGCCAGTCCGAAAGGATCTGTACAGCTTTGCTCGGATGGTGATGTGGCTGCCCCAGTACCAGGACAGTGACCTCGAGACGATTGTCGCAGACCTCAAGGATATCTTCTCACGGTGGCCGTGGTACGACGAGCAGGTCACCGACTACCAGATTCGTTACGAGTTCTCGAATACGATTGGTGGCGACACCCCGCTTCCGATGAATTGCGACAACGACGATATGCAGCGGTACTGCATCGGGAAGGAGCAGTGTCCATACTCCATCTGGGGAAGTCTCCCCTTCCCTGATGAGATGTACGATCGGTTGGATGAGGCCGGGGCTACGGGAGAAGAGTTCTAG